The following DNA comes from Paenibacillus crassostreae.
TCGTAATGCACCTTGTGTTGGTGTTGCGATCGCATCGGATATTTGAAAGAATATCGCATAGACTAAGAAATGCTGGATAAGATCGATAATATGAGCTTCGTCCGAATAAAGAGACGCAATTGGTTTACTAGCGAATATAAGAATAATAGCCGTCAATAGAGATAAGGCTACTGCGAAGCTAATACCAATAATAGCATATTGCTTGGCATCCTTATTGCGGTTAGCTCCTTTTTCATAACCAATTAATATCGTAAGGCTCATACAAATACTTAATGGAATCATATATAACGTAGTAGCAAAATTTAAAGCAGCTTGATGCGCTGCAATCGTAGCAGTACTGAATTGTGACATTAATAGGGTTACCGCGGCGAATACAGCTGTTTCAAAGAAAATAGAAAAGCCGATAGGAACGCCAATATTTAGAAGCTCTTTCCAAGATCTAAAAGAAATGAAATGTAATTTTCGAAAAATACCTAACTTGGCAAATGGGTGTTTACGGTGAACAAACCATAATGCAATGATAAAGATACACCAGTATGTAATTCCAGAGGCAACACCAGCACCCGCGCCACCCATTTGAGGAAATCCATATTTACCAAATATCAATGCATAATTTAGTGTGACATTAATTGGCAAGGAGATTAGCGTGATGATCATTGAAATTCGTGTTTCTCCGAGTGCGTCGATTAAACAACGTAGCACCGTATAACCGAATAATGGGATAATTCCGATAGAAATACCTAATAGGTATTGAAAGCTGACATGACGAACATTATCAGCTAAATTCATTCCTTCTAATATGGGCGGCACAACAAATGATCCGATAAGTAAGACTAATAGTGCAAGAATAAATGATAGCCAAAGTGCTTGTATGACATGGTAAGCAATATTGTTTCGCTGGTTATTGCCAACTAGATGTGAAACTATAGGAGTAAGTCCTAATAGAATCC
Coding sequences within:
- a CDS encoding MATE family efflux transporter, producing MKPTTTIADKFKQLLVILLPILITQITLSAITFFDTNMSGKFSSIDLAGVAIGSSLWVPIQVGLTGILLGLTPIVSHLVGNNQRNNIAYHVIQALWLSFILALLVLLIGSFVVPPILEGMNLADNVRHVSFQYLLGISIGIIPLFGYTVLRCLIDALGETRISMIITLISLPINVTLNYALIFGKYGFPQMGGAGAGVASGITYWCIFIIALWFVHRKHPFAKLGIFRKLHFISFRSWKELLNIGVPIGFSIFFETAVFAAVTLLMSQFSTATIAAHQAALNFATTLYMIPLSICMSLTILIGYEKGANRNKDAKQYAIIGISFAVALSLLTAIILIFASKPIASLYSDEAHIIDLIQHFLVYAIFFQISDAIATPTQGALRGYKDVTPAFLIALLAYWIIGLPVGFILANYTNLGPDGYWIGLITGLAIGAILLLRRLMSIQRKFALVTSD